The DNA sequence GGGTTGGTGATCAAAGGTGCCTGGAtcgaagctgaagctgaactCGGTTGATGGATATGATATCAACGACGAAGGAGCGGAATAGTCGCCAAAGCCCCCAATCTGGTCCGAAAGAGGGATCTTGATAGAGGGACCTTTGCTTCTCGACACAACAAGAGTCGCAGTGAGAGATGCTGACCCGGTCCCATCGTCAGCAATGATTTCAACTTGCTGTCCCACCACATCTCCTTCTGGAACGGTATCGTCGGTTGGTGTCCCGTAGAGCTGGCCTTCGTCATCGATGGAGAGCCATTTGGGTGCATCCCCGAGAGAGTATGAGAGGTTGAAGTCTGACCGAAATGTGTATCGAGAAAAAGAGTACGAGAAGGGCTCGTCTACTCGGGCCACTGGTGGCAGTTGAGAGTTGATTGGAAAGTTCACAGTGGGTTGACCACTGGCAAACTgggcagcgaggaggagagaggctAGTATCACGAAAGAGAGCATCATGGCATGATATTGCGCTGTTCGGTACCAGATCGTGAAGCTGATGGAACACAGGACGCCATTCAAAAGTGAGCAAGGCTgcggtggaggaggtcaaggccaaagaagaaagaagccagaagaggaTCAAAAGACAGGAGGATGGGCGAGACCGCCCAAAGGCATATCGTCACTTACATCTTGAAGGCTGGTGAGATGAGGGCTTCCCGAGTAATACTACACCCTTCATTCCTGTATAGCTGCTCCACTGGGCCAGTGCGGGAGACGGGAGAAGGTCAACTGAGGGCAGTTGAGCCAGGGGACCAGTGCCCGGCCTGGCCGTTCATTGCGGGAGGAGGCAATCTGTCTCATCTTGAGGCACTCTGTGAAGGAAGATGGCGTAAAACTGTGGCGGGAGAGGGTAAAGTGGTAGTTTCCAAGGCTGGTATTGTTGTGCACGCATTCCTGAGCGAGGTTCATCGGCCAAAGAGGCGAGTGAGACATTCAGAGGCCACCTAGGATGAGTCGACTCGCCCAATCAGGGAGTTATCATGTCGCGAGGGTGAAGGCGAAGACCCCATTTAGGTGTGAGAGGGAGGACAACTATTAGCAATAACGGCGTCATTGGAAGCGATTGCATTGCTAAAGAGGCAAAGGGGCCACTTTTTGCTTGATTGACCGAGAAGGGCACAATATCGATAAATTGATCATGGTCTTCTTGAAGGAGTCAGGTTTCTGAATCACGAACCACACGCGACTGGCTCGTGCCAGTCTTCCATACGGATAGGCAAGTCACTATGCTCACTTGAGCTAAAGGCTGTTGCGAGAAAGACGTTGCCATCCGCCTACCAGTCAGTCTGATCAGCCAGAGCCAACAGCTGGCAGGTCGGTAGTTCAACGGGCCGAGAGCGGGAGGAGCCCTTATCTCGATTAGTCGTTATCGTTTGTCGCAAGTCCCACGAAGCTTAACGAGCCAATCGATCGAAGTTCTCAACGAGTCCCGGACGAGTAGgatgaggcggaagatgCGATGGAGAGGCTGAGGGCGGGTAAAAGGACAGGCAGGGCCCATTTGAGTCTGGATTGCATCAGCATTGGATCCAATGCAAAGCAAGGAGAAAAGGGCCCAACAAagttgaggagaagatgggaagaggagaagcgagGAGCGGCAAGTGGCAGGCAGGTGACACTTGAAGCTAGTCGTGCCTTCCATACAGCACCAGGCTCCTTATCTCTTTCTGGGTTAGCCACAACCGACGATGGCAAGAGCGAAGCCATAGATAGTGCCCTCACATCCTCTGACTTGTTGAACTCCCATCCTCATTATTCAACCCTTCAATCATCTTCACCTCCATATTCTCAAACCCCTCGACCGCTCCCGTTGATCAACATCCCTCGGCCTCTCCCTCGCCATCCGCACACTCGGCCCTTACCGACGACAAGGTTTTTGTCTCTTTCACCGTCGGCACTGGTGACGCTATCCACCTAAGCGAGGCCCCAAAGACATCACCACTTTCACAATGAGCAGTCCACCGTCGTCTCCCTTGATGGATCCCGTCGCCATCAGTGAGGATCTCACCCCGCTGCCGACTCTCAAGGCGATCGGCGTCGCACAGGTTGACTTCGACGGCGTCCTTTCTCAATCCCTCAAGCTGCGTGAAGATGTTCGGTCAGGGTGCGGTGGGCAAACGTGGCCTGCAGGTATGCTTCTCGGCAAGCACATGTTGCGGTATCATAGAGACAGTCTCAACAACGCCCGGATGTTAGtatctcctcagcctctgaGCATGTGACCTGGCGCAGCGCTTCCTTGTGCGGACAGTGTGAGAGGGGAACGGCAACGGACCGGACTTGCTAACCTCGTGGGTCGCATTAGATTGGAACTCGGAGCCGGAGgtggcctcgtcggcctcgccgTCGCCCTCGAGTGCGATCTTCAAAATCCTTTGCTATTAACGGATCAGACCGAGATGTTTGAGCTCATGCAACACAACATCAAGCTGAATGGCCTGCAAAGCAAAGCGAAAGCCATGGTGCTCAACTGGTTCGTGTTTCTAATACCCCATCCAGCACCAACACTGTTGGATGCCACCATGTTGGATGCCCATAAGGGTCACATACTGCATCGCCGAGAGCCAGTTGGCTAACAGTGGCCTGTCCATGTAGGGGCGAGCCTTTACCCGCAACTGTGCTGGAGCAAAAACCAGACGTGATCTTGGCAGGTGAATGTGTTTATTTTGAACCAGCATTCCCTCTCTTGATGTCAACACTCAAGACGCTCTTGGAGTTGAACCCGTCAGCTGTTGTGTACTTTTGCTTCAAGAAGCGGAGACGGGCTGATATgaactttgtcaagatggctAAGAAGGCtttcaaggttgaggagataTTCGACGAGGAGCGGCCTGTGTTCCAGCGCCAGGGTCTGTTCCTCTTCTCGTTTACTCGCCGCACAGGTCAGCAGCAAGGTCAGCAAAGGGCAGCCAGCAAGAGCCAGGGCGAAACCCGATTGGCGATGAATGGCGACAATCAAGCCAAGGACGTTTCGTCTTAACCATGATCTGTTGTCGGCATGCATATTGAACTTTGGACTTGCACATTTCGCTCAACACAAAAGCAACAGCAAGAGCAACCGATCCTCGACTGTACACCGACGAAGGGAGCTCTGACCAACGAGAGCCTGCAACGTCGTCCAGTCCCCTCCATACACTTGCAATAGATCCATTCTGACGCACGTGCTAGCCTCTGTATCGGGTCATCCGAGAGGGCCGAGAAGTTGGCATGCAGGAATTGCTTCCTTCAGTCAGACTGTATTGCACATTGGTGGTGGCGGGCGAGGTGTGGGTGGCCTACACCGGCTCCCCACAGGTTGCGGTTTTCTACTGGATTGAAGGGGGCTGGGCtgccaaagaagagagagccGCGTGTCCACCGCTGCAAGTTTTGCTTGTTCTCTGCGGGCTTTATTCATGCCTCTCTTGGCTCGCGTTGGCTTTGTCAGACGGAGGGAGTTGTCGGCGACTTGCGCAAGGGCTGGTTCACAGCACATCCAGCGCTTGCGTAGGTACATGGAGAGGAGGGCTGGAGAGTTTGAAAGTATTGAAAAAGTCAATCACACCGCATCGTTTTGAATCACATGGAACGGAACATGACAGAAAGACAGATGGCATATGGAAGGCGAGCAACAGACGCCCAAGTCACGGAGTTTCAACGTCACACATGCATTCGCGCCAGACATGAACCGAACGACCCAACGAGAGAACAAGACGAGAAAGACTTTTTTTCTCTCACACCATGGTTCTTTGAGTTTCGTTCAGACCAGTGCAAGCCATGAGCCGCTAGCGCACCTGGCTGTGAGGTGGCACCCCAGTGACGGTTGTTCACTGGACTGGGCCGTGTTTCAACTCCTGCTGGGCTCCCTCCACACCTCCAGGATGCAAGTTGACTCGTCGGTTCGGCGGCCAGTGCTCCATCCGCCAGGTAAGCCTCTCAGTTTCGGGCCAGGCACAGGGCGCCAGcggagggaggggagggagatcGATGCAGGCCTCCCTCCCACCATCTTTGACCCTCCAACTTGTTCTCGTCGATTCTGGCTGCAATAATCCCGCCGTGGCCAGGCACCCGGAGACTGCCATTGGCCCTCCCCCGACAATGGGCGCGCCCCTGGTACCTGACAAGAGGCCCAAAGCCGGAAGCTGGCGACAGGGCGGCCCCTTGCAGCATGGCCAATCATGGTAGGGCTAGCTGAGGAAATTTGGTTTGCGTCGGACCACGGTGCAGTCCAGCCCTTTCAGAGAGACTCGTGCAGGCCTCCGTGCCGTTTGCCAACAACTGATTCGAACAGTCCACTCAAGGTGTGTTGGACGACATGACTCTAGTGAGTGTGTTGACGTCCATACCTGTGCGGTTACGCGTCAGTTGATCTGATTCCGGGCGCCGGATGAGGAGATTCTGAGTCGTTGCTCCCAGCCTGCAGCATTCAAACTTCGTTCTGATCGCGGCGGCCGACATGACCGTCAGCGGGCTCTGACAGAACGgtcagagaagaagggcttccAGCACTGAACAATGCCCCTGGATGGTGCCACGCCCCCCCTGGTTTCCAGCATGGTTCGGTCTCTTGTGGTCCCGGGCCTCTTCCCCTCTGTTGGGCTGTTCCGCTTGCATGGTCAAAGACGTTGACCTCTGGCTGGCCCCGGCAGATGGCAGTGACCCATGGAGTAGAGTGGACCAGTGAGGATCTCGAGTGCAGAGATGGCAGCTTTGCCACGCCCGTGCCATACCATACCATGCCGTCCATTCTGCTCCCCACCCACCTTTTCGGAACCCCCAGGCACACACACGCAAGGAAGCAAACGGGGCAGCGCTAGGTACCTCCCTATGTGGGCTGGAAAAAACCACGCTCGGCTAGGGGCCCCTGGCCGAAGCTTTCTCAGCTGCTACCTCGGGGACGAATCCGGTACGACACTGTCGGCCGGCGCGTTGCTCGCAATTGCGGTACCCTTGACCTCAGCTTGTTTACGACAGGAGCATGGCTGGGCTCGTGGGCTAGGGCCAAGACGTTAAGAGCTAGCATGAGGGCCCAGCGGCGTCGGTTACGGCGAGGCGTATTAAGAACCCACGCTTCCTCCCTCAGTTCTGCCCCTGGTTGTTTCCTTACCTACGAACTATTCGAGTTCAAACACCATTCCTTCCCACCTGAGCCGGACTCTTCTCTCTCACGCACACATTCCCTCAAACTCACGACGTCAACGTCCACTCCTTCCATTCTTCAATCTGTGCGAGTTCATTCCTGTTGAACAGAATCTCGCCTAACCTTCCTTTAACCTTCACTACACCGCGTTGAGATACCCTTTTGTCTCTCACATCAAGAGACATATCACAGCTACAACCACGCCTTTGGTTGGAATCAACAAGAACTCGAAAACCACAACAGAAAAAGGAACTATCAAGAACTCACAATGAAGTCCTTCACCATCGCCTCTGCCCTCTTCGCCGCTGTGGCCGTTGCCCAGCCCCATGGCAAGATTCACGGCatccaccaccgccgccaccaccagAACGCCGAGCGTGACGTTGTCGTCACCGAGGTCGAGTGGGTGACTGAGTACGAGTATGTCACCAAGATGGTCGACGCGACCACCACTGTCTGGATCACCCCCGGCCAGGAGCAGGCCCAGCCCACGACCTCTGAAGCCGCCAAGTTTGTCGAGACCCAGGCTCCCTCGCAGCCTGCtcccaagatcaagaagcctgccgagaagaagcctgctcCCACCACCACTCTGGTCACCAGCGTTTACactcctccccctcctccccccgagcctaccaccaccgaggtcaaggaggcccccaagcccaagattACCACCTATGAGGCTCCTGAGCCTGTCACCACCCAGCAGTACGTCCCTGAGCCCGAGCCCACCACTGCCGCCCCTGCCCCTGCCGCTCCTTCCGTCGTCGATGATGGctccgacgatgaggaggagaagcccacGAGCGGCGGTAGCTCTGGTGGCAGCGGCGGTGGCAGCAGCGCCGCCAAGACTGGTGAGTTCACCTACTACGACATCGGCATGGGTGCCTGCGGTGAGGACGACTCCGGCAAGGACGAGTCTGAGAACATTGTCGCTCTCTCTCACCTTCTGATGGGCGGTGTCTCCAACGGCAACCCCATGTGCGGCAAGACCATTaccatcaaggccaacggcaagaccaccaccgccgtCGTCAAGGACAAGTGCATGGGCTGCGCCATCAACGACATCGACGTCAGCAAGAAGTGCTTCAAGGAGATCTCTGGCGATCTCGATGCTGGCCGCATCGAGGTCGAGTGGTGGTTCAACTAAGCACCATAACCACACCACGATGGATGCTCTCCCGGGTCTGGGAAAGCATGCAGTGCGCAACTTGTTTCTATTACGACCTCTTTTTTTCACGACTTGGGAATCTTGACACCCCTTGAAGGCGCCGGGGCGTAAAAGCAAAGGGACCTCGGGAGACGGGATGATTCATGTGTATATTCAGCCTCTATCTCGAGGCCCTCTGACAGATTCTGGATTGGGGTGTTTCGGTTTCTTGGAGGGCGGGTTCAATATGGTTCGCTTTCGTTGACTTCTTCTATGTACATAACACGTTTTATTTTGGCATGTGCAAGTTGGATAGACAAAGAAAAGTCCCGAGAATGAATGGGACGAGATTTCAACCATTTGGAAGTGTCGATTGCATTGTGATTTCCGCCTTTGATTGCGTTAATATCGTGGCAGATGAGTCCATGCTTGGCTGATCTTTGATTAGACGCCAAGAGGGTTGAAATTGGGGTCCTGGTCTTCTAGACGTAGACGGCGACCTCTGCTGTACACCCGCTGTATTGATCCTCCAGAATCCTTCTGCCGTCAGCTGCATGAGGTATGTGTCTCCAGTCAGCAGCTTAAACGGATCTCCCGCCCTGTATGAAACATTGGTAAATAACCCGAGTTCAATGTACGGGCCAAATGAAGATCTCTCGGGCGAGGGATAATTACAGAATAGCAGATGGAGGTCCCATTTTACAAGCATTGCGTAAAACATTTCGGATCCCTGAACGATCGTCCACGAGGCACTCGTACTTTATTTGCAGGGGTGTGTCTCGTCGTAATAGCTTGACCCTTTCATGTCAATTCCCGCCCCTCCCTCCAGTAATAAATCTACAGAGACTAACCATGTAGTGTAATTGAATTGAGTAAACAAATAGAAACTTGAAAGAGGTTGGGTTGGTTGACCCTTGTTCTAGAGTGACGTTCTATTAATACGGGGTATGAGGCACGGGATAGGGTTGCACGCAAATTTAGATGGACAGCAAGACGGACTTGATGCTCGTCCATCCCGTCCCAAGAGACAGGCAGAGGCCGACTAGCAGACCGTAAGACATACAGCGCATTGCACCGCACCCCGTACCCACCAAGGGGGCCCAGGGAGGAGAACAAAGGGCCCAGCATAGCACAGCCTCTCAGCCTTAAAATTAGCAATACGGGACGGATACGCGTGCCCCGTGCTGTCCGTCCTGCACTCTCAGGTAGGTCTTACAGCAGGCTTACAGCAGGCtcagcagctcctccacgTACCGCCGTGTGTCGACCCCGATGCCCTGAGCCAGCCTCCcagcgccatcgccgccgccggtAGAGGCGTCAGTGCGGAACCCGACATGGTCACTTGCCCGGCGGATCAGAAAGATCTCCTTGGCCACCTCCGGAGTGCGCGGCTCCTGCGAGTCCGAGCCATCGCTGCTATTGTTGTCTTGATGATCGGCAGCCTGGTCGAGGGCCGTCTCGACCACGTCGGCGCCGGCCTCGTGGATTGTCGAGAGGTTGGTGCTCGCCGAGGGATCTTCCTGGCGGTCCAGCAGGCGTGTCCAGACGATCCACCACCCGCGGCTCGACTTCTCAGTCCGCTCGAGGGCGGTGGCGCGGGCGCGGGTGGCAGCGTACAGGTTGAGCAGGTGGAGGTGCGTGTTGAGGGCGTCTGGGCGGGACCAGGGCTTGGGATCGATGTACGTATCTGGGATGTTGGGTATGGAGGAGTGCACCGTCAGGGAGTGAGGATCCCATATGAGGTCGTATATGCTGTTCCCTGCGTTCCCGCCACCACCGCTGCCAGACCCGACGTCGGCTCCAGGCCGCTCCGGGCGGTATCTCGTCGAGGCGAGGAGGGGTTTGCGGAGGGGCGCAAGCTGGTAGTGCAGGGAGCGG is a window from the Fusarium keratoplasticum isolate Fu6.1 chromosome 5, whole genome shotgun sequence genome containing:
- a CDS encoding Protein-lysine N-methyltransferase EFM6, with translation MSSPPSSPLMDPVAISEDLTPLPTLKAIGVAQVDFDGVLSQSLKLREDVRSGCGGQTWPAGMLLGKHMLRYHRDSLNNARIVRGERQRTGLANLVGRIRLELGAGGGLVGLAVALECDLQNPLLLTDQTEMFELMQHNIKLNGLQSKAKAMVLNWGEPLPATVLEQKPDVILAGECVYFEPAFPLLMSTLKTLLELNPSAVVYFCFKKRRRADMNFVKMAKKAFKVEEIFDEERPVFQRQGLFLFSFTRRTGQQQGQQRAASKSQGETRLAMNGDNQAKDVSS